In Carassius carassius unplaced genomic scaffold, fCarCar2.1 SCAFFOLD_58, whole genome shotgun sequence, the genomic window TCAAACCTACAGCAGTTATATGTCACTCACACTCATCAGTTAGCGCCTCACACATCAGTACTGACTCTCACGGATGATTACCATGAACCACATTTAAATACACAGGAAGAAAAAGAGTCGTGCGACACGCTGATGGGCACGATGCATTATCTGACACGGTGACTTTGGTTTCCACTATATTTACTTGTGCTGCCAATACATTTACTGCAATATACAGGACAAAAGTCCATACACCAAACACTTCTCCCTGGATCTCTTTTAGGTTTCACACACCGAAACCATTTGTGCCATCAAGATCACACAAAGTTCATGATTTAGATCGTAGATTGGGGTGAATGAACAAcgttctcttccaccctcaatacccatggctgaagtgcccttgagcaaggcactgaatccccagttgctccccgggcgctggatatacagctgcccactgctctggggggAGGGGGGTGTTCACTtatcactgctgtgtgtttgtgcacttggatgttttaaatgcagagcaccaattcagagtatgggctaccttacttggcaaatgtcaagactttcactttaaaattatttAGATCCTATCATTTTGTTGATTTAAATGGGGAGTAATCTCATTtaatcaccagtaaaatatggagtgccacaaggatctattgtaggtcctctgctattttcaatatacaatcAATATGTGGAccattggtaatattattagaaaatacgggattagtttccacttttatgctgatgatactcagctatatatctcaacgagaccagattcaacttctaaattatctaatctaacagtgtaaaaaatgtaaaagtttggatgaccaataattttctccaattaaatttggataaaacagagatattactcattggaccaaaaaaaaaaaaacagtacacagaatctcttggattacaatttgcaactagatggatgtattGTTCCTTCCtctagtcaaaaatctgggtgttatattagaaagCAACTTGTCTTTAGAAAATCATATAATCAACACTACCAAGCTACGAAAAATGTTACCAGTTTCTGTTGCAAAAAACCTAGTTCATGTATTCATGACCTCTAGCAGATTCCCATTCATTAACTAGACGTCTAATCGGTCATGCTAGGGTTTCATTATAAACCGAAGATATATTTATACTTCTCATATAATACGTTCTTAACGTGGTTCCATGCCAATGTTTTGCCAGTATCtgttaaactaattaaaaacCAAAACCATAATTTGACTCATCAAGTCTGTTTGCGCTGCTTCTTTCATAGTGAAGCGCAcacattattaatacaaatatttacggCCAGTAAATTCTCAAATCACCAGCCACTGACAAATGTGAAAGTTAGTTTTAGGCCCTGCTTGCAAGTGCAGAAATTAGGTAACAAAAGTATTGCAATTTCCCAACTGTAGAGTAAGGTAAAATAATacacctgaagaaaaaaaaaaacatttcacagtgCAATTGTTTTACAATATATGGTTATTACTTTCATaggaataatataaaaaaaaattattctaatttgttCGGCTTCCAAATTCACCAGGGAGACTGAGACACTGCATCACAACTAAAAAGAGGTTTCAGTCCCCAAGAGGGATCGAGGACCACCCACCACAGTCTCACAAAATCCTGTGGGAAACACTgcctagactggactattgtaatgcacttctaggtggttgtcctgcttcttcaataaacaaactacaggtagtccaaaatgcagcagctagagtccttaccaggtcaagaaaatgagccaaattttacagtctctgcactggctacctattaagttctgtatcagttacaaaatattattgctTACCTACAAGGCCTTTAATGGTTTAGCTATTAACaatacaatccatcacgctccctaaggtcacaaaacgctggatttttggtagttcctaggatagcaaagtccactaaaggagataCAGCtttttggctcccaaactctggaatagccttcctgataatgttcggggttcagacacgctctctctgtttaaatctagattaaaaacgcatctatttcgccaagcattcgaataatgcatctcataaattTGGACttcagttatatctgatcaaatgtgcatttttattctttagcttgggttaaacaaattttactttgttggaacagcagctatgctaatgaagtctctatctgtttctctgtttctgctgggatcttcatcccgtggtaactaggatttacacaagctctagtctggatccagaacacctgagaagagatgatgctgacccctcaaaAAACCTgagataaattattttttagaatgcatcatataattatataatattatatagttatataatataatgtattttacataATTGCTGTTAAGTGtttgtctgtttgattacatctttaattgaatttaccatacatttctgccatatgcacataaactgagtcaccactgataagctactactaaatataaaatataaaacgtaATATTCTGTAAaattgctttgcaacgatttttatcgtaaaaagcgcaatagaaataaaatgtaatttaattgttGGTCTGTTTGTTGGGGGAAAACATTGGCAGAAGAGTCAGCAGCTTACTACAATACAGAAAAACTGATGTGACATGTATGATGTATTGCAGAGCCCAATATAGTCATAACCCTATAGCTGAGATAAAATACTTGGCAGGGCAAATTCCACATTTAAAGATGGGAAATCGCCTTACAAGACACTCACTGCGGAGTACCTGAAGAACATTGgctctgtcccaaatggcaccctaAAACCTTGCAGTCTTCCTCAGAGACTGCACATTCATGATGTAATGTCGCTTTGACTGTCAGGTAAAAGTCTGCTGCGGAGCTTTCCTCAGTGTGGGCTCAACAGACGTGTGAATCGAGGGCACATAATGGCCACAAAAGGGAGCATTCTCGAGCACCCTTCTGAAAGCTAAAATGACGAAAGGGACACCCTACAGTCTCATGGGCTTAACAGACACACGAATGCAGTGGCCATTGTAAGTCTGTAAGACcacaagtgcacatgaagtgttccATTTGGGCCAGTGCCTTTGAAGCAACTGGTGCACCCTAATTGTAGATTCTACTGAAATTTCAAACAAATGAGTAAATGTTAGCAGATTTCAGACCATGCAAATATTTGGATTGAGTTATGTTGGGTTATCACATCATTCAGCCAAGGTCAGGTCTCCCGGCTCATGCCAGTCAGTGAGAGCTCTATGGGTCACACTAAATAGTGACCTGAAATACCTCGGGCTTCAGACTGGTTGGCTGATGTACAGGTCCAAAAAGCCATAGGATTATTTTTGAAAAGCCTAAAATCCAAAcctaaaaaataatgttaaatgtgttatttttgccattttttgttAAAGAACTTTAATCCATCTCAGAAACTGAGTGGACGAAAATCAGTCTATATAACACAAAAATATGGGCTTAAAATAAGGCATCGGCAACAAAATGCAAATAGATTTTACAGCAACAACATACAAAATAAGAAAGTGTAGAATGTCCTCATTAAAAGAAGTAAATGAACAGAACCTAAACCAGAGATGCACTTTGCTCCAGCCTTGGTTAAACACACTTGAAGCAGCCAATTATAATCTTTAGGACTACTTAAACTGCAGGCAGGAGTGTCTGGAGCAAGGTTGGACAGCTGTGAGCTAAACACAGAGGGATGGTTTTATCCATAACTACGAGTCACAGAACATAGCTTACTTCTTGTTGGTATGCTGAAAGGAGTCTGGACCGATGACTGGCTGGTCACTGCTGCTCCAGAGGTTTTCAGTCTCGAGGCACCCGCTTCCTCTTCTTCTGAACTAGAAATCACAACCAGAGATTTGTCTTTTGATGGCGAAGGGCTTCCAAAAATCTTCTGCACAGAGTCTGAACCAAAGACGAACTTTGGAGGAGAAACCACATTCTTGGTGCTTTGAGGTGTCTGATCCAGTTTAGGACTGCTTTCTTCAGAGAGTCCAGTACGTTCTTTTGTTGTTTCCTCAAGTACAGCAACTGCAGCCTTGCCACAAAGCATCTCCTGGGTGGAGGCAGGTACTCTTGCAGAAAACACGGTCAGTAGAGTGTCTTTTTCTAGTGCAGTCTTTGCCTCTTCGAAGATTTCACTGAAAGCATTTGCGGTTTCCTGCTGTTTAAATCGAACTGCCAGCTGTTCCACCTTGCCCTGCCCCTCAGCAAAATCAAAGGCACTCCAGATCCACGCTTTCTCGGCTCCTTTCATGGGCTCTAGCTTCATATTGGAAGCAATCCAATGGTTTGCACACAGTTTGAGGACCTGGTCTCGTCTCATCACAAGTCTAACACGCTTAGTTTCATAGTGCTGTAGTATTTTAAGGTCTCCTATACCTCGTTCCTTCCACTGATTGAGATCTTTATCGTAGCGGTATAATTTGGCCCGGTGACTGAAAAGGACTTGCTCATTCTCCTCTCCGGTTGAGACCTCAACAAGATCAGGCAGTGGCACAACAGGCTCAAAGTACTGACCATCTCGCTCTTCCTCCTGCGATGCTTCTTGCTCATCATCTGTGCCAACGGAAGCCTGGCTCTGGTTTAGCTTAGACGGGGACTTAGAGGGACTGAGAATAGGCTGAAAACAGAAACTAAACCCTGAGGATGACTCGCCAAAGCGGAATAAATTTTTAGCAACTGGATCTGGCTGCAAAGGAGTATCACGCACAGAGGAGCTGCCATAGCCCTTGTGCACTTCCTCATGCAAATCGTAATTATCCCATTCTAAAGTGTGTGCGGTGCCCTCAGAATCGAGCTTAACTACAACTGCAGAAGTACTATGACTTGTATCAGCACTTTCATCGTCCTTGTTTTGGGAAGTCAAGAATGATTTGAGGTCCTTAAGTCCAGATTTCATTTCTTCAGCTTTCTGTATAAGCTGGGCTGTTCTTCCAGTGTTTGTAAGCTTGTGAGGGGTCTGCAAGGGAATATCCAAAAGCAGTCGCTGACTCTCCTCAAATTTCAGCTTGAATTCTTCTGCAAGCTCAGGTGTTTTGAATTTTGCCGCAAGTTGTTCTAATTTGGCATCTCCATCTGAGAAGTCACTGGCCAACCACATCCAGGCTCGATCCGAGCCTGAGAGGGGCTTTAAGTTCATTGTGGTTGTGATCCAATGATTTGCACACACTTTCAACACCTGCTCTCTCCTCATAAGAACTCTCAGTCTCCCGTTCTGGTTATTCTTGAGCAGTTTTAGGTTGCCGACTCCTCTTTCTTTCCATTGGTTTGTTTCTGTATCAAATCTGAAGAGTTTGACACGCTGTGAATACAAGACTTTCTCATCTTCTTCACCTGTAACCAGGTCTACCTTCTCTGGCATCTGAACAACAGGCTCAAACTGAATATTGTCattctcctcagttttgtacatttcaTCATCTTGATCGACAGAGGTGTCGGCCTTGGGCCCAGGATAAAACCCTGTAAAGAGCTGCTCGCCAGCCCCTGCAAAGCCTTTGAAAGTGGGATcctcctggccaaactgaaaACTGCCTTGTGACTTTGCCAAGTCAGCGAAACTAAAGGTGTTAGGCTTACCAGTAAAGAGGGGATTATTATCTTGACTATCAGAGTCTACAGGCTGTTCTGAGGAACTTGGGGCTGCCTCtttttcattctctttctctttgtgATGCGCAGCAATATTTTTGAGGAGGTCAGATGCAGATCCATTTTGGGACTGTCCGTCTGATGGTTTTGCCTCAGATTCTGCAATGCCAAACTTAAATCCGCCAACAGGTGCCGGCATGGAAAACGCAAAACTGGAACTGCCTGATGACTTTTCAGCTTCAGTTGTGGAGGACTCAAACTTGAAGGTTTCTAAGGATGCCTTTTCCTTACTTGTGCCAAACTGAAAAGCAGGGCCTGGATTGAAATTGACTTTAAATCCTGTCGCAGCAGGTTGGCTGCTAGAACTACCAAAACTGAAGTTAAAAGAGGAACTTGATGGTGCAGCAGAGGTCttgtttttcatatttgggtTTGCTGTCTGGCATGAAACACAATGACTAGATGAACCTTCATTTCTTACCAGGCAAGTGTCACAATCCCACTGACCAGCTTTTTTACCAAACATGGCAGCTAGCCCACCTTTCGATGCTGCATTAGTTTTTACAGTGCTGCAGGGGGCTTTGCAAGAAACACATTCAGTTGCCGAGGCATCATTCCTCACTAGGCAGGAGTCACAGTCCCACTGACCATCTTTCTTGGCAAACTGAGCACCAAATCCAGCGCCAAATGGGACTGCTGGAGCTGCTGACACTTTCTCTCGCTGTGGTGCATCCGCCTGACTTGTTTTCTTCTCAGCCTGAGCGCCAAAGCCAGCAGATGTCTCCACAGCACCAAATCCAGTGCCAATTGGGACTGCTGGAGCTGCTGACACTTTCTCTCGCTCTGGTGCATGAGCCTGACTTGTCTTCTTCTCAGCCTGAGCTCCAAAGCCAGTAGATTTGTCCACAGCACCAAATACAGTGCCAAATGGGACTGCTGGAGCTGCTGACACTTTCTCTTGCTGTGCGGCATCAGCCTGACTTATTTTCTTCTCAGCCTGAGCTCCAAAGCCAGCAGATGTCTCCACAGCATCGTTTGATCCAAACTTAAAAGAAACCGATCCAAACGTGAAGCCCTTTGAGCTGATATCAGTGCTGGTGGCACTTTTAGCAAAATCTCCAGAAAGTCCAAAAGAAAACAATTTAGCAGGAGGAGTCACAGGCCCAGAGCCTTTGGGTTCCTCTACAGGTTTGACTTGTGCTGTAGAAGGAGCTGCACTGTTGCAGGCCACGCATACCACAGACGTGGGAGCGTTTCTTACACAGCACACGTCACAGTCCCATTCACCCACCTTCTTGGAAAACAGGGTTTTGAGATCCACTTCTTTGGATGAAACCTGAGGCTTTGGAGTTTTGCTTTTCTTTTCAGTCTGTTGGCCTTGTGGGGATTCCGAAAGGAACTTTTGAGCTTCCTCAAATTTAACTTTAAACAGTGTTGCCTCGTCTGCTGTTTTAAAACGAATGGCCAACTGCTCTGTCTTTGGCATTTCATCTGCATAGTCCATAGCGTACCACACCCAGGATTTGTCAGATCCAGCATTTGGTTTGAGGACCATGTCAGTAGTGATATAGTGATTGGCGCAGATTTTCAGAACCTGCTCCCTCCTCATTAACAGACGAACTTTCCCGGAGCTTTTGTGTTTGAGGATTTTGATACTGCCAATGCCCCTCTCTTTCCATTCTTTAGTCTCGGAGTCGAATCGGAAGAGTTTTGCTCTCTTGCAGAacatctcctcctcctcctcctcaccagTTTTCACGTCGACCTTATCAGGTAGAGGCACAATGGGCTCAAAATGAGGCCCATCCTCTTCTTCTTCCACATGGGTGCCATCATTGTCACTTTCACCACTTTTCTCTTCCCGAGCCTCTGAATTCCCTAAAGTTGTCTTGGTTCCACTTGTAAAGCTAAATCTTTGATCGGTGTTGCCAAAAATACTCATCTTGTTCGGAGCACCATCATTGAATGAAAATCCTGCTGCATTTTTACTCCCAAAGGTAAAGACTTCACTCTGGCTAGGCAACTGGTCTTGGGTCTGATGTTTTGGTTCTGGCGAAACCTCAGGTTTGGGAGGAATATCTGATGTCAGAAGTCCCAAGAGGCTTTCACTATTTTTAACTTGAGCAGAAGAGAAGGTGAAATCACCATCATTGGACTTGAAATTGGAGTTGAACTTGAATGCTGTTGAGGATGTTGTTGTTGGGCCGGCAGCTACTCCTCCAAAGTTGGGAACCTTAGCAGGTTCACCTGTGAACTGCGGCCCAAAACTCATTTTGGGGTCGACAGCCTTGCTTTCAGTGCTCCTGGTTGGCTGTGTGGATGTAACAGGACATGGCTTAGTAAAATATCCAGGCTCTGGCAACGTTGGATTGACTGTGGGCTGAGGAACATTGTGACCGTAATACTCCTCACTGTATGGGGAGAGTAAGGATGTAGCTGGTGACTCAAACCGGATGGGAGGACCGAAGACTTGCTCTTGAGGATACATGCATGCGGGTGTTGACTGGAGAGGTGGGGTATGTGTTGATTGTTGGTAGGCATACATATGCTGCTGTGGAGGAAGACGATTCATCCCATATACTGGGCCCTGCAGAGGCAAACAAACAATACTTTGAATTAGattctctgcttcattacagcaGGGTAGAATATTTTGTGTTTACATGAAAATCCCTCCAGTACCTTTGTTGGTGTAACATTTGCAGCAGTGCGTAGAAGATACTGTGAATTATATGCTGGAGACTGGTTGTAGTACACAGAGGGACCTGTAGTAGCAACTGAGACAAATAAAAGGAATGGTTAAGGCATGTCTCAACATGAAGTAAATATATAG contains:
- the ranbp2 gene encoding RANBP2-like and GRIP domain-containing protein 5/6 isoform X1; its protein translation is MRRSKADVERYISSVQSASPSQKTRPLKGFLFAKLYFEAKEYELAKRHVSEYLTVQPKDPKAHKFLGQLFERDGETDKAVGCYKRSVDLNLAQHDLVLKVAELLCSKPQHDSRAEFWVEKAARLLPGHPAVFNLREKLLSAQSGSNQLYELLQAELKLRPTDTYINQKLVQLYSAEGRLEDAVKHCLAVEKTGILRHCLEWYQLLVSTLQEHLCQPSVSSNEQASRKFHKELLLAQCSRVRLTLTLKDCEESTAAVWSFDCAMQDLKNTATNRTDELAEVFTEMRAHLYLYAGTLLLKRAQDGAQQWRTVLDLAALCYLISYQAPRPKARSLKSEQVSHEPLELLACDRQSQAGHMLLNLSQDVEQLLKDVVESFGNRSGPGHLFDQLFGAQTQEQLSFICNDDIHVLSVHAPKAADLAKWDSGAVMLHAGDLQQLVWLGLQWGLMGQSVSLQDWLKQLFPRLTLETSKLDTNAPESICLLDLEVFVSGVVFCSQTQLQERVKMTSCSQPLEPRCLPLHIMKLLSSDRQREWWDAVYSLIHKRAQPGTSAKLRLVVQHGLGTLRAGEKHGLQPALLIHWAKHLTDAAERGNSFYDQKEYAGRSVHYWKVVLPLLEKVRHKRSIPEPLQPMFMHFQSKDIQPSQVRVYEEDAIISFATLLDIEGNTEEAISKLEQLNSLSSNWHLAKIYQRLSEEAGNGLEETQGRCTDFLLKFRKYLTQIYQANAEDLEKLPVSMEEVMDLLNEVNQQLVGVVDEDQLDYPVTSSPGQPTEGHIKFSTPSSSKSVTSPTKRSVFSPKTPPHWVEDQKSLLQMLCQQVEALKNEVHDLRHNSSDATASSYRMYRDNYAAEGLQETFPAAQTFHGVPLTVATTGPSVYYNQSPAYNSQYLLRTAANVTPTKGPVYGMNRLPPQQHMYAYQQSTHTPPLQSTPACMYPQEQVFGPPIRFESPATSLLSPYSEEYYGHNVPQPTVNPTLPEPGYFTKPCPVTSTQPTRSTESKAVDPKMSFGPQFTGEPAKVPNFGGVAAGPTTTSSTAFKFNSNFKSNDGDFTFSSAQVKNSESLLGLLTSDIPPKPEVSPEPKHQTQDQLPSQSEVFTFGSKNAAGFSFNDGAPNKMSIFGNTDQRFSFTSGTKTTLGNSEAREEKSGESDNDGTHVEEEEDGPHFEPIVPLPDKVDVKTGEEEEEEMFCKRAKLFRFDSETKEWKERGIGSIKILKHKSSGKVRLLMRREQVLKICANHYITTDMVLKPNAGSDKSWVWYAMDYADEMPKTEQLAIRFKTADEATLFKVKFEEAQKFLSESPQGQQTEKKSKTPKPQVSSKEVDLKTLFSKKVGEWDCDVCCVRNAPTSVVCVACNSAAPSTAQVKPVEEPKGSGPVTPPAKLFSFGLSGDFAKSATSTDISSKGFTFGSVSFKFGSNDAVETSAGFGAQAEKKISQADAAQQEKVSAAPAVPFGTVFGAVDKSTGFGAQAEKKTSQAHAPEREKVSAAPAVPIGTGFGAVETSAGFGAQAEKKTSQADAPQREKVSAAPAVPFGAGFGAQFAKKDGQWDCDSCLVRNDASATECVSCKAPCSTVKTNAASKGGLAAMFGKKAGQWDCDTCLVRNEGSSSHCVSCQTANPNMKNKTSAAPSSSSFNFSFGSSSSQPAATGFKVNFNPGPAFQFGTSKEKASLETFKFESSTTEAEKSSGSSSFAFSMPAPVGGFKFGIAESEAKPSDGQSQNGSASDLLKNIAAHHKEKENEKEAAPSSSEQPVDSDSQDNNPLFTGKPNTFSFADLAKSQGSFQFGQEDPTFKGFAGAGEQLFTGFYPGPKADTSVDQDDEMYKTEENDNIQFEPVVQMPEKVDLVTGEEDEKVLYSQRVKLFRFDTETNQWKERGVGNLKLLKNNQNGRLRVLMRREQVLKVCANHWITTTMNLKPLSGSDRAWMWLASDFSDGDAKLEQLAAKFKTPELAEEFKLKFEESQRLLLDIPLQTPHKLTNTGRTAQLIQKAEEMKSGLKDLKSFLTSQNKDDESADTSHSTSAVVVKLDSEGTAHTLEWDNYDLHEEVHKGYGSSSVRDTPLQPDPVAKNLFRFGESSSGFSFCFQPILSPSKSPSKLNQSQASVGTDDEQEASQEEERDGQYFEPVVPLPDLVEVSTGEENEQVLFSHRAKLYRYDKDLNQWKERGIGDLKILQHYETKRVRLVMRRDQVLKLCANHWIASNMKLEPMKGAEKAWIWSAFDFAEGQGKVEQLAVRFKQQETANAFSEIFEEAKTALEKDTLLTVFSARVPASTQEMLCGKAAVAVLEETTKERTGLSEESSPKLDQTPQSTKNVVSPPKFVFGSDSVQKIFGSPSPSKDKSLVVISSSEEEEAGASRLKTSGAAVTSQSSVQTPFSIPTRSLDFRLFKNNPMAFWTCTSANQSEARVYFPSEKKSAQDVSDDDIEIIFERKPTREQAELAARLMLPPTFFCYKNSPGYISDEDSDDEDFESAVRNLKGKLYVDGADGAYDHDSEVTLVWEKRPTADEEQRARRLLLPPTFLCGVSSDSEAEAEKLDDFGTEVQKLQQAQVKPDRWESGSQESSGSSCPAQDTQVKPELSDGGAEERQTDGSRPIDLSTKRSSESDSSTAIGLPFGFTSAGGFSFAELAKTSGEFAFGKKDAGFSWSGAGASVFGSTATQTKGEAEEEGSDDETPHSEEIHFEPIVSLPEVEVRSGEEDEEILFKERAKLYRWDRELNQWKERGVGDIKILFHPEKKSYRLLMRREQVLKVCANHTISPGIELKPMNTSANALVWTATDYSEGDGKVEQLAAKFKTPEVAESFRRAFTDTQMRMSQTDAAQTSAAEALSRDSNPVVFFDISIDEEHAGRVVMELFAHMVPRTAENFRALCTGEKGFGYRRSVFHRIIPDFMCQGGDFTSHDGTGGKSIYGGKFEDESFEVRHTGPGLLSMANRGRDTNNSQFFITLKKAEHLDFKHVAFGFVRDGMDVVRRMGELGTKDGKPTHTITISECGQIL
- the ranbp2 gene encoding E3 SUMO-protein ligase RanBP2 isoform X4, producing MRRSKADVERYISSVQSASPSQKTRPLKGFLFAKLYFEAKEYELAKRHVSEYLTVQPKDPKAHKFLGQLFERDGETDKAVGCYKRSVDLNLAQHDLVLKVAELLCSKPQHDSRAEFWVEKAARLLPGHPAVFNLREKLLSAQSGSNQLYELLQAELKLRPTDTYINQKLVQLYSAEGRLEDAVKHCLAVEKTGILRHCLEWYQLLVSTLQEHLCQPSVSSNEQASRKFHKELLLAQCSRVRLTLTLKDCEESTAAVWSFDCAMQDLKNTATNRTDELAEVFTEMRAHLYLYAGTLLLKRAQDGAQQWRTVLDLAALCYLISYQAPRPKARSLKSEQVSHEPLELLACDRQSQAGHMLLNLSQDVEQLLKDVVESFGNRSGPGHLFDQLFGAQTQEQLSFICNDDIHVLSVHAPKAADLAKWDSGAVMLHAGDLQQLVWLGLQWGLMGQSVSLQDWLKQLFPRLTLETSKLDTNAPESICLLDLEVFVSGVVFCSQTQLQERVKMTSCSQPLEPRCLPLHIMKLLSSDRQREWWDAVYSLIHKRAQPGTSAKLRLVVQHGLGTLRAGEKHGLQPALLIHWAKHLTDAAERGNSFYDQKEYAGRSVHYWKVVLPLLEKVRHKRSIPEPLQPMFMHFQSKDIQPSQVRVYEEDAIISFATLLDIEGNTEEAISKLEQLNSLSSNWHLAKIYQRLSEEAGNGLEETQGRCTDFLLKFRKYLTQIYQANAEDLEKLPVSMEEVMDLLNEVNQQLVGVVDEDQLDYPVTSSPGQPTEGHIKFSTPSSSKSVTSPTKRSVFSPKTPPHWVEDQKSLLQMLCQQVEALKNEVHDLRHNSSDATASSYRMYRDNYAAEGLQETFPAAQTFHGVPLTVATTGPSVYYNQSPAYNSQYLLRTAANVTPTKGPVYGMNRLPPQQHMYAYQQSTHTPPLQSTPACMYPQEQVFGPPIRFESPATSLLSPYSEEYYGHNVPQPTVNPTLPEPGYFTKPCPVTSTQPTRSTESKAVDPKMSFGPQFTGEPAKVPNFGGVAAGPTTTSSTAFKFNSNFKSNDGDFTFSSAQVKNSESLLGLLTSDIPPKPEVSPEPKHQTQDQLPSQSEVFTFGSKNAAGFSFNDGAPNKMSIFGNTDQRFSFTSGTKTTLGNSEAREEKSGESDNDGTHVEEEEDGPHFEPIVPLPDKVDVKTGEEEEEEMFCKRAKLFRFDSETKEWKERGIGSIKILKHKSSGKVRLLMRREQVLKICANHYITTDMVLKPNAGSDKSWVWYAMDYADEMPKTEQLAIRFKTADEATLFKVKFEEAQKFLSESPQGQQTEKKSKTPKPQVSSKEVDLKTLFSKKVGEWDCDVCCVRNAPTSVVCVACNSAAPSTAQVKPVEEPKGSGPVTPPAKLFSFGLSGDFAKSATSTDISSKGFTFGSVSFKFGSNDAVETSAGFGAQAEKKISQADAAQQEKVSAAPAVPFGTVFGAVDKSTGFGAQAEKKTSQAHAPEREKVSAAPAVPIGTGFGAVETSAGFGAQAEKKTSQADAPQREKVSAAPAVPFGAGFGAQFAKKDGQWDCDSCLVRNDASATECVSCKAPCSTVKTNAASKGGLAAMFGKKAGQWDCDTCLVRNEGSSSHCVSCQTANPNMKNKTSAAPSSSSFNFSFGSSSSQPAATGFKVNFNPGPAFQFGTSKEKASLETFKFESSTTEAEKSSGSSSFAFSMPAPVGGFKFGIAESEAKPSDGQSQNGSASDLLKNIAAHHKEKENEKEAAPSSSEQPVDSDSQDNNPLFTGKPNTFSFADLAKSQGSFQFGQEDPTFKGFAGAGEQLFTGFYPGPKADTSVDQDDEMYKTEENDNIQFEPVVQMPEKVDLVTGEEDEKVLYSQRVKLFRFDTETNQWKERGVGNLKLLKNNQNGRLRVLMRREQVLKVCANHWITTTMNLKPLSGSDRAWMWLASDFSDGDAKLEQLAAKFKTPELAEEFKLKFEESQRLLLDIPLQTPHKLTNTGRTAQLIQKAEEMKSGLKDLKSFLTSQNKDDESADTSHSTSAVVVKLDSEGTAHTLEWDNYDLHEEVHKGYGSSSVRDTPLQPDPVAKNLFRFGESSSGFSFCFQPILSPSKSPSKLNQSQASVGTDDEQEASQEEERDGQYFEPVVPLPDLVEVSTGEENEQVLFSHRAKLYRYDKDLNQWKERGIGDLKILQHYETKRVRLVMRRDQVLKLCANHWIASNMKLEPMKGAEKAWIWSAFDFAEGQGKVEQLAVRFKQQETANAFSEIFEEAKTALEKDTLLTVFSARVPASTQEMLCGKAAVAVLEETTKERTGLSEESSPKLDQTPQSTKNVVSPPNSEEEEAGASRLKTSGAAVTSQSSVQTPFSIPTRIYFPSEKKSAQDVSDDDIEIIFERKPTREQAELAARLMLPPTFFCYKNSPGYISDEDSDDEDFESAVRNLKGKLYVDGADGAYDHDSEVTLVWEKRPTADEEQRARRLLLPPTFLCGVSSDSEAEAEKLDDFGTEVQKLQQAQVKPDRWESGSQESSGSSCPAQDTQVKPELSDGGAEERQTDGSRPIDLSTKRSSESDSSTAIGLPFGFTSAGGFSFAELAKTSGEFAFGKKDAGFSWSGAGASVFGSTATQTKGEAEEEGSDDETPHSEEIHFEPIVSLPEVEVRSGEEDEEILFKERAKLYRWDRELNQWKERGVGDIKILFHPEKKSYRLLMRREQVLKVCANHTISPGIELKPMNTSANALVWTATDYSEGDGKVEQLAAKFKTPEVAESFRRAFTDTQMRMSQTDAAQTSAAEALSRDSNPVVFFDISIDEEHAGRVVMELFAHMVPRTAENFRALCTGEKGFGYRRSVFHRIIPDFMCQGGDFTSHDGTGGKSIYGGKFEDESFEVRHTGPGLLSMANRGRDTNNSQFFITLKKAEHLDFKHVAFGFVRDGMDVVRRMGELGTKDGKPTHTITISECGQIL